In the genome of Fischerella sp. PCC 9605, the window GTGGGGGGTTTCTCTTGTTAGTACTAATGTACTATAAAGTAACCAAATTGACAAGCGATCACCGCGACATTACGTCTTGCTTAGTGAGTGAATTTTCTTTTGTCGGACGACCCATCGGTGTTTAACTTGGTCGAGCAATATGAAAAGCACAAACATAGGATAATTCAATGGTGTCACCGTTTTGTTCTAGCACCTGTCGTAATCCCTCAAATAATTCTTGTTTGTGCTGTGTCTCTAGTTTCAAGTGAGGTGAGTAGGTATTCAACAACATCAAGTATTGATCCACTGAGTATATAACTTCGACCTCCATATGTCCAGATACTAGGTCCTTGAAGTTTTACTGAACTGACTTTTTCTATATAACGCTCACAAGCGAGTCAAAAATCATCAAAATCACCTCTTGGGGGTTGAGCACTCAATTTATTCTGACTCCTCAATTGTGGCTTGGAGAATTCTTTTTCAATTACGGATGACCGATGGTAGTAACTTGGAGTCCCAAATGTAAAGTCCTTTTTGTGAAGGCACTCTTGAGAATCGTCCGGCACGATAACCACGCGACAATTCACTTAACACATTCGATTTTACTTGTTGCACTTGTAATGGGTCGAGTTCTCCGTATAATTGGTTAATCACTTCAGCCACATCAAAAACTTTTCTGGGATTTTGTTGTAGCAACAAAGTAATCGCATCAATTAAAAATTTCCCTTCAAACTCTCCTTGCATTGGAATAGTATTAGTTTTCGCCTGTGGTGAAGGTTTTTTGTCTTTGTTTTTTCCCTGCTTAGAAGACTGCTTAGAAGAACTAGTACTCTTCGAGTTGAGCAGTTTTAAGTCCAAAGTAAAATAGCCAGGCTTGCCAGGAACCAAAAACCATTTGCCGCTTTCTCTGCCATGAGTCAACGTAGATTGAACTCTGCCTTTTACTACTTTGAATACATCTGGCTCTAACTCACCATACAGCAATCGCACCAGCATATCTATGTGACACACACTGCCTGCGTATTTTTGCAATATCTTTTGGATCGCTTCGCTGCGGCTTAAAGACTGATACTCTTCTAGCATGGGAATATCTGACGATTTGCCCGAGTTGGCTTGAGTATCTGAATATGTCTGTCCAACCGTAGATGTTGACGCTGGCAGCTCGTCTGTGAAGGTGGATGCACCCGATGATTCATTGATCGAAGAAGGGAACAGGGAACGGGCAACGGGCAACAGTTCCGTGTTTTCTGTTAAGGTGTCGGGGTCTAAAACCCCATCTTCTATAAGTTGCTTGTTTGGGTTGGGGTCTAAATGCCTATACATAACCCCCCTGTTCCCTGTTGCCTGTTCCCTGTTGCCTTTTAACTCTAAATCATTTGTTTGTGAAACCTTAGAGTTGATAGATTCTACTAAATTGGGCGAATAGTCAGTAATGTTATCGCTGTTTTCTGACAATGATTTTTCTTCGTTAGCAGTTGTAACTACCTCATCGGTTACTAACGGCATCTCGATATTTTGATTTTCAGTAGATATATTCTCTACCTCTGAATCTTTTGTTGGTGCAACTTCAGAATTGATAGGTTCTACTAAATTAGCTGAAGTTTCAGTAATGTTATTACTATTGCCTAACAACCCATTTTCACCCACATGAGCAGGCAATACCTCAGTTGTCACTTCGGGTGTTGAGTGCTTGTTTTCAACACTTGATTGTGAAGACCAGTTGGATAATAGTGCTTCTACATGCTTGAGATTCTCTAATGCTTGGCTGTATAACTTTTCGTATTTTTCTACGCTTTGAGCGTAGTAGTTTCGTAATTCCAACAATGGAGCCACCAGACTTTCTGGCGGCGGCTGTAATTGCGATTGACTATTCATAAACTTTTAGTTTTACCAAAACCACTATTCCTTGTACTAGTAGTACATTTTTGTTGCTTATGCTCGTCAAGCTAGCCCATCAAAGGCTGCTGCTAGTCCAAGATGTACACTATTACCGGATGAATATATTGATAATAGCTTTTAGCTTTTAATCATGCCAACTTACTAGACACATGGATGATAGTGATAAGAAGCGATCGCTTCTGGCATTAAGTTTGCGATCGCCACGTTTATATTCGACAGCATTGGCACGAACAGGCGGGTTTGAATCCCCCACTAATTGTTCCTGGGAGCAAAGCGCAGTATCCCTCATGCCTTTGTTCGTCAATGTTTCAAATCAACAATCAACGCATCTACAACATTACAATCACCAACAGCACCAACAGATCCACTACACAATCAACAGCAACAGCGCGATCGCTTATTCGTTTTCCTCCACCATTGTCAGCGTGAACTGCCTACAGATATAACAGTTCAACGGGAGTATCCCAATTTTTGAAACCGCTCTCAAATAACAAGTATTGGGCCAATGTGCAAGCAGCGATCGCACTCCCGAAGAAGGCACTTGCTCAGGGGTAGTGCTCAAACCCAACTGGGCTGTTCACGCTTCACACAAACGCAGTGGCGCTAAGGGTAAAAATACGGTGACTCACATCTTGCACCAAGAAAAATTGATGTAATTTTATTACTCAGTAAAAAAGCTAAACCCCTAATTTCACGATAAAAGTCAATAAAAATCAAGTAGCTTTATCGCACATCTTTTTACTTTATCTGGGGTTGTACGGAGAGGTGCAAGATATGAGGTGACATCCGATGTCAGTGCTCCCTTTAATTGGGCGAGTCAACTCCCGGCATAGCGATCGCATTCCTCACAAGGGGTGGTTAAGAAGCCTTCACTCTTTAGCGGTGGATGTGCAACAGATGATGCGGTGGTTTCCCATGAAGGAGTAAGAAGGGCTTACGCTATTTTCAGTTTTTCTGGTTTGAGGTTGACCACTCTCGAACTTCACGACTTTATTATTTTCTAGCTCAGACCATAAGTACGCTATTTCAAGGCTTTCAGGGCTCTCAAACTTCACGACTTTATTTTCAATGTACGCTATATGGATTCTTCTTTTTCTTTGAGTCCTTTAAGCAGTTCGCAACAGTAGCACTTTTGAATGAGGAGATGCTGCCCTGAATTTACCTCTTCAACGGTCTCAACCGTAAACTCTTGGCAAACAGAGCAGAACTTTTCCTGTTTCCAGTAATTCAGGGAATACACTCGTAGGTGAAATTTTGAACAATCAAGATATAATTGACATCCAGGACAGCACCAACCAGCAACCCGAATCCTGCGAAGTTGATGTGCGACTTTTTGTGGCAAAGGCAGATTAGCTAACACCACCTCCGGTTCCACTTCCTTCATCCTTCGTCCACAAACATTACATCTAAACGTCTCGTTTCGACTTACGATCTCTGCTCTAGATATACCAACTGGTTCAACTAACATAGGCGTTGACTATAGCAAGGAACAGATGAACCTAACTTTCAGAGCTGATTCGTAAAGAAAATCTTAAGGATACCCAATTCATTGGTGGCCATGACTTTCAGAGAATAAACGCTCTCTTGGCTCAAATTCCTGAAACCCTTACGAGACAAAGACTTTACTCTAGTTTACAAATTAGCTCTCAAGATGTTGTTATTTCTTGAAGTTTAACTATTTATTGTGTAAGCGTTTTATTCCTGTTCTTAAAGTTAAATGTTTCCTCTTCTTCTTTTGGCGATCGCTGGCATAAAAATATATTCTTGATTAGAAATCATCCCGCAATGATGCAACGCTCTAATAACTTCTAATTAATTTGGAATTTTGCGGGCGTTGATTTTGAATTTTGAATTGTTTTGTCACCCTATACTTAGCCAGCCATTAATTGCTGCTTCTAGTAAATGTGCGTCATTTCCAGGAGGATACATATAAAGCCCTTCATTTGCAGTTCGGATTCCAAAGTAGTAGTAATAGCCACCATCATTACATATTTCTTCTACACTTATTTTTTCGATTTGAGAGACATTAATTGTTTGAATTCGTGCATTCCCAACTAGATAGGTATTCACTCGTGGATGGGGTGAACGAAAAAAAGTGTGGGAGAGTAGTTAGCGGATATATTACGCTAACATAGCTGAGATGCCATAAAACCAAACTTCCTATGAACAACCGCCAATCAATTCTGTCTCATATCAGTGACACACTCCAGGACTTACCGGAGTGTCACCATTTAGAAGAATTTGTGGGCGAATTTTACAATATGTGGCTAAAATTAGGGAAATTTGTGCAACAAAGCTTATTCCAAGCCTTAATTGAAGAAAAAGAAGCCGAATACTCACATCCGAGAACTAAACGAGAAAAAAGATATTACACCCCATTAGGTGAAATGGTTCTTGTACGTAGAGCTTATGAGACAACAGATGGTATTAAAGTCCTAGTTGATGAAGAGTTAGGGCTACCAAAAGATAAATGGCTACCAATGGTATTAGAATTAGCCTGTGCCTTGGGAGTCAGTAGTGAATTTCCAAATTCTCACTCTTTGTTTCAAAAATGGACAACGCTAAATTTGACACAAAAAACCTTAGCGTTGCAAGTAGAAAAGGTAGGAAATCAACTACAAAGCCAAGAATTTAAAGTTGAATGTGATATTGATTTGAGTTCACAGTTGTCAGTAGATAATTTAGAGTCAGAGCAAGCAGATTTATTATATGTGGGAGTTGATGGAGTCATGACTCCCTTGAATCAAAAACAAGGATATAAAGAAGCAAAAGTTGGTGTAATTTTTTGGAATAAAGACCATCAAAAAGTTGGTAAAAAAAGAGGTGTGATCCGGCAAAGGGAATATGTAGCTACTTTAAAATCCCGCAAAGAATTTAGAGATAGAGTATCCCAGTTATATAATCAAGTAGCAGGACAGAAACCTACAAAAACCGTATTGATTGGTGATGGCGCACATTGGATTTGGTCGATGGCATCAGAACAATTTCCAGGCGCAGTGGAAATTCTCGACTTTTTTCATCTCTCAGAATATGTGTGGGCAGTAGCGAAAGCAGCGTATCCAAATAAAGAAGATTCTCAAAAGGATTGGGTGAAAACTCAACAACAACTCTTGAAAAAATCTGAATGGACTACAGTAATTGAAAATTGTCATCAATTCCCCAAAAAGAAGAAAGATTTAAAGAGAGCAATTACCGATTTAGAGCGTTATTTAACTAATAATCAAAGTCGGATTGATTATCACTCTTATTTAAAAGCTGGTTTAATGATTGGTTCAGGAGTTGTTGAAAGTTCCAATCGGCGTGTGGTTACTCAAAGATTAAAACAGGCTGGTATGCACTGGTCTTTTTTTGGAGCAGAAGGAGTTATGGCTCTTAGAGCAGCATATTTAAGTAATTCAACTCGATGGTCAAATTTTTGGTCATCCTTATCTTACAATCAAAGTAGTTAGCGTAAATTCTCCGCTAACACTTGGACTTTTAAGCTTGTATTTAATAGTGGTCAAAACAAGAGAACAGAGTCTTTCAGATTTAGCACAAAGAATAGAACTTTTACTTGCCAAAAGAGAAGAAATCAACCAAGAAATCTCTACTCTTAAGAAGAGTGATGTAGCTGTAAATGGTTGTTGGATTGTTCGTTACCGCGCCAAAGGTAAGGGCGGAGCTTATTGGTATTACAAGTGGCAATCATCTGAACCTATCTTTGTTACCAAAAATGGTAACAAAAGTTGTCATCAATATATTGGTAAAGCAGGTAGTCCAGCTTTCTTAAAGGCAGTTGAGATGATGAAAAATCGGACAAAAATCGAGGCGTTAAACCAGGTGCTTCATACACTAGAGCTAGGACTAAATGACCTAGTTGAAGAAGCTACAAGATATCAGAAATCTGATGAGAGTTAAAATTTATCTTAGTCAGAGCTTGGTTAGCTGATTATATCCGCTAACTATTTTCTCTTCCCCACACTTTTTTTCGTTCACCCCGGAAAAGATGCCTCGGAGCAACCAGCAGCTTCTGGTTGTGTTGCAAAAATTACTGAGGATATGAAGACCCTGTTGGAGAGCCAAACCAATTCAAAATTCAAAATTACGCCTAATGTGAATTAGAAAAAAAGGCAGGAGAAGTAAGAAGATGAAAGTTACCAGCTTTTCAACTCAGACTTCCCCCATGACTAGCATAGACTTTGAAATGCTAATCACAACAATGTTTATCATAGTAGATGATTGGTATGAAAAGCAAGTAAAAAGCACAAGACTGTTAAAAATTAGATTCAGAGAAAAAACATGAAAAAACTAACAATTGAAATCATAGAAGAATCACAATATCGTGGCATTTGTGATTCCTCAGCCGGAGTTGCTCTTGCAAACAAGGATCAATTTGTCGTTGCTAATGATGAAGACAACCTCTTGCGAGCCTATCAGTATGCTAACAATAGCAGTGGAAAGACTATAGTCGATCTCGGACAATTGCTTACAACACCTACCAAACTAGAAATGGATATCGAAGGTTCAGCGACTATCGATAATGTCGTCTACTGGATTACTTCTCATGCCCGAAATAGTCAGGGTAAATTAAGACCTACACGGCATAACTTTTTAGCCGTTAAATTTACCGTGACTGGTGAAGAAGTTAATGTCTTGCGAGTTGGACATTCTTACAGAAATCTACTCGGTGATATGCTCATAAAAAATAGACAGATCAAGAGATATCTTGAATCAGCAGAACTCCTGGCTCCAGAAGCAGAAGGTGGATTAAATATTGAGGGACTTTGTTCGACTCCCAATAAAGAGTTATATATTGGTTTTCGCAACCCAATTCCAGACCAAAAATCCTTATTAATTCCCTTAAAAAACCCGGCTGATTTGGTAAATAAAGCAGGAGTATCTGCTGATTTTGGTGAGCCTATTCTTTTGGATTTAGGAGGACGGGGTATTCGCAGCATCGAATATTGTGAAGCACATAAGATTTATTTAATTATTGCCGGAGCTTTCGATGATGTTTCTAATTTTGCCTTATACCAATGGTCAGGTAATGTAGAGGAAAATCCGGAATTAATTGACTTCACTTTTCCTGAAGATTTTCGTCCAGAGTCTCTTTTCTTTTATCCTGATCGAGAAGACGAATTGCAGATCATGAGTGATGATGGAGGGGCAAAACGAGATGGAGTCACTCAATGCAAAGATTTAGAAAATGATAGTGACAAGTTTTTCCGCAGTATCCGAGTCAAGATCGTAAAATCGCCTTTGTATAGCAATGGAGAAATTTTGGTTGCTAAGGAAACCGATGGTGCTGAAAAGCAGATATCATAGGCACTTCAACAATCAGTATCAATTCAGCCTACTCTGATATTTGAAGGGGTTAACTGTCCCACTTTTGATTTTTAATCCGCCTTCGGCGGAACTGGTTTGTTATTTCCCCCATCATCCTCTAGCAACAAACTGCCATCTTCTAAACCATGTCCGCAGAAATGAACAATTTGAGGACGTTCTTATGCGATCGCACGACGAATATCGGCTGGACGTGGGGACTTGCAAACCAACGGCGCGATCACACTCCCAAAAAGTTCAACGAGCTATATCCTCTAGGGTAGAACATAACTTGATGGTAGTAACCTGCGATCGCACTGATAGCAATTCTCATTTGCATACACCACACCATAGGCGGTTAACCTAAGCCAGGAAATAAAATTACAAATAAAAGTATTAGACCTCTACGAACGGTTTAATAAAGAGTTAGATGAAATACTTTGAACGATGTGGACTTTCGGAATCGAGTTAAAGGTGCAATTACCCAAACACTTATCAAAGCTCTCTTAGAGGATGCGGGATATCGAGTTATTCCGCTGGGAGTTGAAGAGATAATCAGGGAAGTCAAAAACCTTTCGATGGAAGAATATATTGAGTTAGGTTTATCTAAGAAATTGAGAAGCCTACCAGACTTCCTTATTACTGATTATTCATTTCAAAAAAGTTGGTTGGTGGAGGTGAAATATCGGAAGCGTTGGAACAAGAGTGTTAAGCAGGATCTAGGTCAGCAAATTCGAGAGCAAGTCAAAATCTGGCAGCCTCTTTATTTAGTGGTTTTCCTAGGGTCATCAGTAGATCCGCGCAATGACACCCCCGCCAACAGAATCGGTGCTATAAAATTAGTCTCTAGTAACAACCACCTATGTTGTTGCTCACGCAGAAAGCGTAAGTTTTTCTCTAAAGAGTTTGAAGAATACAATATGCCTTGGGAAGAGATAACGTGGAAGAATTTCCGCAGGATTCAAGACATATTCCCCAATCTGAGCGAGCGGTGGGAAGATTCAACGTTGATTCAGTCGCTAGAGATTTTGAAAGCACTGGAAGAGCTAGACCTTTTTGAGTGATGAGTAGTTGGATACCTAAGTGGATGTCTAAGCCAGGAAGTCACCCCCCAACTTAGGCATCCACTTAGTTCGTGGGGCCTTCGATCCTTTTTTAGGGATCGCCCACGTCTTGCAGCAGCAATCGCTCTTTTTATACGCTTCCTTCAGAGGGAACTCTTAACGGGGAACTCTTAACAGGTAAACCCACCCTTAAAAGTGTGGGATTGAAATAAGGACGCTTTGTTTTTCGGGCTTCGCCTCTCAAAACTATGCTAAACTCACAAGTTTTTCTCGTCGGCAATTAATTGTGCAACCAATGCTCATACCCGATTGCACTAAGGTGTGAACAAAGCAATGGTTCACTGGATTAATAAACTCAAACAAACGAGAGTTGTGTTGGAACCTTAGGTAAGGAGAGAAAGCCACTTGAGTAATGAAGTCAAATACCAAACCACTTTGGAAAATGTCGATTGGCAACACATGAAATCGACATTAGCTGCCGATTGCTTCGATAATGGACGAACCCCAAGACAACTTCGAGAATCCTTTAAAAATAGCTATGCCACTGTCATTGCCTATGCTGACGAGCGCATCATCGGTACTGCCCGAGTACTCTCTGATGGTATTTGCAACGCTTACATTGTCGATGTCTGGACTCTAACAAAATACCGTAGACGTGGAATCGCGACCACCATGATCAAGATGCTTTTAGCAAAGCTTGAAGGACAGCATGTTTACTTGTTCACGGATGATGCGATCGAATTTTACGAACAACTCGGCTTTAAACCTCAACCAATTGGGCTTGCCCTGGTGGTAGGGCAATGGTTACGAGGAAATGCCTAAGATGACATCGGCTAGCTTTGTTAACACACCCTCTTTAGTCAAGGCATATTAAAATAATTATTTTAATAATTCTTTACAACTTTGAATTGAATTGACCATCCTCATCAATGGCAGACCGATCTGATCTGCTCGGATACTTACCCCAGAGATTGACAAGACAGGCTTGCAGTTTAATCAGTTTAATCAGCTTTATTCCCTTTTAACACTTGATCTAACAGGTTTCTAGCAGCTTGTGCTTTAGCCAATGCTGCTTGATGGTCACTATAGGCACGAACCAGACGTACTAGACCGTTCACACCTGTCTTGAGTTGCTCAAGCTCTTGGCCAGCAACCAATTCTCCATCAAGCATTCGCACCAGTAATGGTTTGATGTCACCGACTTCTTGTCGGACTTTTTGGAGCTTTTCTACAGTATTTAGCAGGGTCTTAAGTGAGTTCAAGATGTCATCAATATCCTGAGTATCCTCCACTGCTTCAGGAGAATCTTTGATTATGACCGTATCTTCCGTGTCTGAAACTGTAGGCAAAGCCTGAGCAGATTTTTCAGTTTTCACTCCGTTTGTTCGTGCCATTAACGTGCTGTCTTAAAAGTTTTATTTAGTTTATCGCTGATCTCAAAAACTAACACGCGATCGCACTTTCACAACTCCCTACTCAGTTAGAGTGTTCCAAAAAATAAAATGCCCAGCCCTATCAAATATATATTCACCCAACCCAAGGATTGATGAGCGTTTCGCCCTTCAGGCGAAACGCGAG includes:
- a CDS encoding ISKra4 family transposase, which translates into the protein MNNRQSILSHISDTLQDLPECHHLEEFVGEFYNMWLKLGKFVQQSLFQALIEEKEAEYSHPRTKREKRYYTPLGEMVLVRRAYETTDGIKVLVDEELGLPKDKWLPMVLELACALGVSSEFPNSHSLFQKWTTLNLTQKTLALQVEKVGNQLQSQEFKVECDIDLSSQLSVDNLESEQADLLYVGVDGVMTPLNQKQGYKEAKVGVIFWNKDHQKVGKKRGVIRQREYVATLKSRKEFRDRVSQLYNQVAGQKPTKTVLIGDGAHWIWSMASEQFPGAVEILDFFHLSEYVWAVAKAAYPNKEDSQKDWVKTQQQLLKKSEWTTVIENCHQFPKKKKDLKRAITDLERYLTNNQSRIDYHSYLKAGLMIGSGVVESSNRRVVTQRLKQAGMHWSFFGAEGVMALRAAYLSNSTRWSNFWSSLSYNQSS
- a CDS encoding DUF3616 domain-containing protein, which translates into the protein MKKLTIEIIEESQYRGICDSSAGVALANKDQFVVANDEDNLLRAYQYANNSSGKTIVDLGQLLTTPTKLEMDIEGSATIDNVVYWITSHARNSQGKLRPTRHNFLAVKFTVTGEEVNVLRVGHSYRNLLGDMLIKNRQIKRYLESAELLAPEAEGGLNIEGLCSTPNKELYIGFRNPIPDQKSLLIPLKNPADLVNKAGVSADFGEPILLDLGGRGIRSIEYCEAHKIYLIIAGAFDDVSNFALYQWSGNVEENPELIDFTFPEDFRPESLFFYPDREDELQIMSDDGGAKRDGVTQCKDLENDSDKFFRSIRVKIVKSPLYSNGEILVAKETDGAEKQIS
- a CDS encoding GNAT family N-acetyltransferase translates to MSNEVKYQTTLENVDWQHMKSTLAADCFDNGRTPRQLRESFKNSYATVIAYADERIIGTARVLSDGICNAYIVDVWTLTKYRRRGIATTMIKMLLAKLEGQHVYLFTDDAIEFYEQLGFKPQPIGLALVVGQWLRGNA